Within Nocardia terpenica, the genomic segment CACCGTGCCGGTCGACGACATCGACCACGCCTACCGGGCCATCGATGACGCCGGATCGTGGCCGGACCGGCTGCCGCACGTGCTCGAATCCGTGCTGAGCGAACCCGAACCGGGCACCCAGGATCTGCGGATGACCGTGCGCACCCCCGACGGGACCGTGCACCGGACCCGATCCATCCGGCTGTGCACCGCCGGAAAACGGATCCGCTACAAGCAATTACAGACACCGGACGGGCTGGCCGGGCACAGCGGCCGCTGGGACTTCGACCGGGACACCGCGACCGTCACCGGCAGCCATCTGGCGCTGCTGGATCCGCGCACCGTCACCGATCGCGAGCAGGCGGCCCGGTTGCGCGAAACCTTCGGCGCCCGGCTGCGCGCCAACAGCCGGGCGACCCTCAGCACGCTCACCGGCGTCGCGGGACACCGGTCATGACCCGATCGACCGCCCCGCTGGGGCACGTGCAGGATATCGGCAACGGCGTGCACGCGTTCGTCCAGCCCGACGGCGGATGGTTCCTCAACAATGTCGGCATCGTGGTGGGAGCCGACCTCGTCGTACTGATCGACACCGCCGCGACCGAACGCCGCACCCGCGCGCTGCTCGCCGCCGTGGACGAGCTCGCCCCCGGCCGTCCCCGGATCGCGGTCACCACCCATTTCCACGGCGACCACACCCTCGGGAACGCGTTTCTCGACCGCGAGACCCGGATCGTCGCGCATGCGGGGACCCGTGCCCTGATGGCGGAGACGGGGCTGTCGGTGACCGAGATGTGGCCGGAGGTCGAGTGGGGAGCGGTCCGGGTCCGGCTGCCCGACGTCGAGATCACGGATTTCGCTGCGGTGCATACCGGTTCGCATCGCGTCGAGCTGCGGCACCCGGGCGTGTCGCACACCGCCCACGATCTGGTCGCGTGGCTGCCCGACGACGGCGTGCTGTTCGCCGGGGACCAGGTGATGTCCGGCTGCACGCCGTTTCTGCTGTTCGGCTCGGTCCTCGGCGCCCGGGAGGCGATGACGACGCTGCAGGAGCTGCGGCCGCGGGTCGTGGTGCCCGGCCACGGGGCCGTCGCCGACGCCGGGATCATCGACGACAACATCACCTACCTGGAGTGGATCCTCGACCTCGCCGCGCGGGCAATGCGCCACGGCCACAGCCCGGTTCGGGCCGTCCGCGACGCCGGGCCCGGTCCGTTCCCGCACTGGATCGATCCGGAGCGGCACGTGGCGAACGTGCATCGCGCGCTGGCGGATCTGTGGGGCGTGCCGGGCGGGACCCCGCTCGACCTCGCGAAGGTGATGGCCGATGTCGCCGCGGCCTGCCCGGGCGGGCGGCTGCGATGCCGGGCGTGAGACCACCCGAATATGTCGTACCCATCGAGTACATTTCCGGCGGGGAGTCCGCTGCGAAAAGCAGAATCAGGAGAGCATCATGTGGAAGACCGAATACTCCGCCACCACCGACCTGTCCGCCCACGCCGTCTGGAATGCGTTGCGCGACATCCACACCGGCGCCGCGATCAGCGGCGGCGGCGACACGTTCGAGATTCACGGCCCCTACGAGATCGGCACCGAGATATCGGTGACGCCGCAGGGGCAGGAAACGTTCCGGTCGGTTATTGTCGAGCTCGTCGAGGGCGAGGTTTATGCCGACCGCACCGAATTCAACGGTCTCGTGCTCACATTCCGGCACCTGTTCCGGCCCGAGGGCGGGCGGCTCACCGTCACCCACGAACTGCTCATCGAGGGCCCCGAGGCCGACCGGGTCGGGCCGGAGCTCGGCCCGCAGATCAGCGCCGACTTCCCCGACGCCATGAAATCCCTGTTCGCCATTGCCGCCGAGCGCCGCACCACGGCCTGACCGCCATGACACCCGCTCGCGCGACCACTGTTCCGCGATCGCCGCGCATCGACACTCGGCGGGGGCGGATCACCGTTCTCGGCCGGTTCTCCCTCGCCGAGTCGATCGACTTCGGCTTCGGCGCCCGCCGCGCCGAGACCGGCTCGGCCATGCGCCTGGCATTCGTCACCGACGACTACGAGGGCCACGCCGCGGTCGTGGTCACCCAGCCCGGCCCGCACGACGTCCACTGCGAGGTGGTGTCGGCCCCCGATCCCGAAGCGGCACTGCGCCAAACGGCGCGCATGCTGTCCATCGACGTGGACGGCACCGGGTGGGACGAGCTCGGCGTCGGCGACCGGCTCATCCGGGCGCTGCAGCGGGCCCGGCCGGGCCTGCGCCCGCCGCTGTTCCACTCCGCGTACGAGGCCGCCGCCTGGGCCGTGCTCTCGGCCCGCCGCCCGGCATCGGCCATGACCGTGCTGCGCGACCGGCTCGCGCAGGCGCACGGCGCGAGCTTCGACCTCGCCGGACAGGTCGTGCACGCGTTCCCGACGCCCGAACAACTGCTGCGGGTCGGCTCCTTCCCGGGCCTGCCGGAGGAGAAGCTCACCCGCATGCAGGAGGTGGCGCGCTGGGCCCTGGAGGGCAGGCTCGACACCGACCGGCTGCGCGCCCTCGACCCCGCCGAGGCCCTGCGAATACTGCAGGGAATCAAGGGCATCGGCCCCTTCTACAGCATGCTCGTAGTGGTCCGCGCCCTCGGCCACACCGATGTCCTCGCCGAGGGCGAACCCCGCCTGCTCGCCACCCTCGGCCACCTACTAGCCCGCCCCACCCCCGCCACCCAGCAGGACCTGGCAACCCTCGCCGAAGCCTGGCACCCCTGGCGAACCTGGGCCACCGTCGCCATCCGCGCCGCAGGCCCCCGCCTCGCCCCACTCACCGACCCGGCCTGATCCCGGCTATTCTCGGAGGGTCCCTCCACTTGGCCGGAGGTCGGTCATGTCCGAGCACGACTTGCAGCGGCGGGCCCTGCGCGCCGATGCCAGGCGGAACTACGAGCGCATCCTCGCTGTTGCCGATGCGGCGGTCGCCGAGCATGGTGCGGGCGCCTCGCTCGAGGAGATCGCCCGCCGCGCCGGGGTCGGCTCGGCGACCCTGCACCGGCACTTCCCGACCCGGAAGGCCCTGCTGGAGGCGGTCTTCCACGAGCGGGTGGAGGCGCAGTGCGCCCGCGCCAACGCCCTGGCCGACCGCGCGGACACCGCCACCGGCCTGATCGTCTGGCTGCGCGCCGTCGGCGCCTACATCGCCACCACCCGCGGCCTGGCCTCCTCGCTGCTCGACGGCGGCCACACCCCCGGCCCGCTCGCCGAAACCACCTGCTACACCATGATCCGCACCGCCGGATCCACCCTCCTGCACGCCGCGGTAGCGGCAGACGCCGTCCGCCCGGAAGTCTCCATCGATGACCTCCTAACCCTGGTCAACGCCATATCCCTGGCCACCGAACACATCCCGGGCAACGCGGCCGAAGCCGACCGCCTGCTGCTGCTCGTCATCGATGGCATCAGAGCGCGGCCTCGTCGAGCACCCTGACGTCGCCGCTCCGCCGCCGCGACACCCGCACCGCCGCCTCGACCAGGACCGCGACCGCGATATTGATGCCGAGGGCGGGGATTCCCGCGTTCACGTTGGCCAGGTTGATCTTCCAGAAGGTTGCCCAGATGACGAAGCCGACTCCGGCGAGGAGGCCGCCGAGGACGGACGCCTTGCTCAGTAGTGGGCGGTCGGGGAGCCCGGCGAGCAGGCCGGGGGCGAATTGGACCAGGCCGCTGTAGGTGATGAGCAGCAGGTTGGCGAGGGCGTTGGGGCGGGTCAGGTCGAGGATGAGGGCCGAGCCCAGGATGACCAGGACCGCACCGTGATTGGTGAGGAATTGGGCGCGCGGGCCGCCGACGCGAATCACGTTGCGCGCCACGTTCGACGACATGGCCAGCACCATGACCGAGGCGGGTACCATCGCCGCCGCCGCGCCCGCCACCGCGATGAATCCGAGTAGCCACGGCGGTAGGGCCTGCCGCGCCAGGGTCAGCAGCGCGCCGTTGGCCGACGCGTCCCGGGACAGGGCGAGGATGGCGACGAAACCGATGGTCATCGGCAGGATCAGGGTGATCTGATAGAGCGGCAGCATGATCCAGTTGCGGCGCAGGCTTTTCGGGCTGCGGGCCGACAGCAGCGCGGGCCAGCTGAACGGGAAGGTGAACAGGCCGCTGCCGAGGAAGCTGGCCAGCATGCTGGTGATCCACCAGACCCGATCGTTGGGACCGGCGTGCACGGTCAGCATCGTCGGGTGCAGCCGCGCGACCTCGCGGAAGGTGTGCAGCAGACCGCCGCCGGTGAAATGCAGCGGCACCGCCACCGCCACGATCGCGACCGCGGCGAGCATCAGCGCATCCTTCAGATACGAGGTGGCGGCCGTGCCGCGGATGCCCGCCCAGAGCACGAACGCCGCCGTCAGCACGGTCCCGGCCACCATTCCCCAGGTGCCCGAACCACTGTCGTGCGTGACCAGCCCGATGATCAGTCCCAGCCCGGTGATCTGCAATTGCAGATACGGCAGCATGAACACCACCGAGCAGACCGCCACCACCGTGCCCAATGTCGTGCTGCCGTACCGCTGTTCGTAGAAATCGGCCTGGGTGAGATAGCCGTGCCGCCGCCCCAGCCGCCACAGCCGCGGCCCGATGAAATACCAGGTGATGCACGCCAGCGGCACGTACGGAATGGCGTAGGTGGCCGCCACGCCGCCGGTGAACGCCAGGCCCGCCATGCCGAGGAAGGTGAAGGTGGTGAAGGTCTCCCCGGCCTGCAGGAACCACATGGTGACCGTGCCGAAACGGCCTCCGGCGACCGACCATTCGGCGAGATCGGCGGCGGGCGTGCGGCGGCCGAGGAAGCCGATTACCGCGATCACCACCATTCCCGCGAGCGCGATGATCGCAACGATGTTCACGGCGACGGTTCTCCGCCCTCGTCGTCCGAGTGCCGGGTGCGCCCCCACTCGACCGCCGCCAGGGCGGGCACGATCACCAGCACCCACGCCGAGGTCCAGACCATCATGGCGGGCAGGCCGAGCCACAGCCGCGCGGTATTGACGAACGGCAGCCAGGGCGTGGCCACCAGCGCCACCGCCGGTATCACCGGCAGCAGCAGGACGAGATCGCGGCTACGGCGCACCGACGGCCTCCCGGGCGAGGCGCCGGATCGCGAGCTCGGCCAGCAGCGCCGCGCCGTCGGGCAGGACCGCGTCGTCGAAGGTGGCCCAGGGGGAGTGGTTGTAGGCGGCCTGCGCGGGATCCACATCGCGGGGCACGGCGCCGAGCATGGCGAAACTGCCCGGGATGGCGTCCAAGACGCGGGAGAAGTCCTCGGAACCGGTGAGCGGGTTGGCCATTCGCTGGAAGCGCTGCTCGCCGAAGACCTCGGCGACGGTGTCGGCGAGGAAGTCGGTCTCGGCGGGATCGGTGGCGGTGACCGGGTATTCGTTGTGGTACTCGACGTCCACCTCGAGCCCGTGCGCCGCCGCGACGGACCGCACCAGCGTCACCGCGGCATCGGTGACCCGGGCCTGCGCGGCGCCCGAGAAGCTGCGCACCGTCGCCTCGAACGAGGCCGTATCCGGAATGATGTTGCGGCGGGTCCCGGCCCGCACGACGCCGACGGTGAGCACCACCGGATCGAAGACGTCGAAGGTTCTGGTCACCATCGTCTGCAGCCCGGTGATCATCTCGGCCAGGGCGGGCACCGGATCCTTGGCGCGGTGCGGGCTCGCGCCGTGGCCCCCGGCCCCGCGGACGGTGACATCGAGCCGGTCCGACGCGGCCAGCATCGCCCCGGTGCGAGAGGCGAAGACGCCCTGCGGAATCGCCGCGGAGGTCACGTGCAGCCCGTACCCGGCCGCCGCCCGCCGCCCCGCCGCGTCCAGCACCCCCTCGGCCAGCATGTGCCCGGCCCCGTCCCAGCCCTCCTCGCCCGGCTGGAACATGAACACCACGTCCCCGGACAGCTTGTCCCGATGCTCGCACAGCAGCCGGGCCGCCCCCACGAGCATCGCCACGTGCAGATCGTGACCGCAGGCGTGCATGGTGTCCCCGGTCTGCGAGGCATACGGGACGTTCACCCGCTCGGCGACCGGCAGCGCGTCCATATCCCCGCGCAGAAGTACCGCGGCCCCACCGGGATTCCCGCGCAGCACCGCGGTAACCGACGACAGCGAGTCCCCCGTCTCGATCTCCAGCGGCAGCCCGTCGAGCGCGGCGAGCACCCGCTCCTGCGTGTGCGGCAGCTCGAGCCCCACCTCGGGCCGCCGATGCAGATCCCGCCGCACCCGGGCCAGCTCATCGGACAGTTCGGACGCATCATCAACAAGCCCCACGGGCCACCTCCCGAACATGACGCGAAACCCGATGCGAGATACCGAGCTTCACTGTTTCAGACTTGCGATGATTCCCTATCGAATTCGGTCACGCCACGGGAACGGCGAATGTCTCCTCAGGCGAGCAGGCTCGCCGTCCGCGAGATCAGATCGAGTAATCCGTCGAATTGTTCCGCGTCCGTTCGCGGATGCAGCAGGGTGACCTTGAGCCAGAGTCTGCGCTGGCCGTCGGCGTCGGCGGCGATGGCTCGGCCGAGCACGGCGGTGCCCTCGTGCAGCAGGTGCCTGCGGACGGCGGCCACCAATTTGTCGCCGGTGTGGTCGTCGGCCCAGTCCGCCTCGATCGGGCGCAGCAGCACGGTGCTGATGCCGATCTCGCCGGGGCGGCGGCGCAGGCCGGGGTGGGCGTCGACGGCGGCGGCGAATCGCTCCGCGGTGCGCACGCAGTGTTCGATGAGCAGGGCGATGCCGCGGCGGCCGAGGGCGCGCATGGTGACCGCGATCTTGAACGCGTCGGGTCGCCGGGAGGTGCGCAGGGAGCGGCCCAGCAGATCGGGCAGTCCCGCCTCGGTGTCGTCGGCCGCGTTGAGGTAGTCCGCCTCGATGCTCAGCCGGGTCATGACCGACGCGTCGCGCACGGCCAGGATCCCGGACGCCACCGGCTGCCAGCCGAGTTTGTGCAGATCGAACGAGACCGTATCGGCCGCCTCGATGCCCGCGAGCCGCCCCGCCAGTTCGTCGCTGAACAGCAGCGGCCCGCCGTAGGCGGCATCGACGTGCAGGTGCGCCCCGTGCGCGGCGGCGATCTCGGCCAGCCGGGGGAGCGGGTCGATCAGCCCTTCGTCGGTCGTCCCCGCGGTGGCGACGACGACGGCGGGCCCGGACAATTCGCGCAGCACCCGGTCCACCGACTCGGGCGGCAGGTGGCCGTGGGGGCAGTCGACGACCACCGGGTCGGGCAGCCCGAGCAACCACGCGGCGCGCCCGATGCTGTGGTGGGCGTTGGCACCGCAGACCACCCGCACCGGACCGGTCGCGCGGGCCTGTTCGCGGGCCAGCAGCAGCGCCATGAGATTCGACTCGGTGCCCCCGCTGGTGATCACCGCGTCCGGCCGCGCGGCCCGCGGATAGACCAGGGCGGCAAGCACATCCGTCACACCCTGCTCGATCACCGACGCGGCGGGCGCCTGGTCCCACGAGTCCATGGACGGATTGAGCACCGACGCCGCGAAATCCGCCGCGGCGGCCACGGCCAGCGGCGGGACGTGCAGATGCGCGACACAGTACGGATCCGACGGGTCGGCGGCACCGGCGGACAGCACGGTGGTCAGCTCCCGCAGCGCGGTCTCCGGGCCGTCGCCGTGTTCCGGCAGCACCGCACCGCCGAGCGCGGCGTGCACCCGCCGTGTCACCGCCCCCGGCCCGCCCGCGGGCAGCGGTCCGTGCCGCTGCTCGGCGCCCTCCGCGAGCGCGTCGAGAACCACGGACGTCATGTCCCGCAAGACGTTTCCGAACCCAGCCGGAGCGGCCACCGCATCGACCGGCGCCATGCCTCAACTCCAATTCTTGACACTATCGCCGAAATACGATCCGGTCAGCATCCCACCGGCGAAGAGGACTGTAGGTCTTGGTATCTCGGCCGGGCAACCCCGTGTGTGAGACCTCACCGGCCGCTCGGATCCGGCGGTGCGGTGCGCCGCCGACTCCTTTGCGCGAGCCGCGAATGCATGGGCTGCACAAGTATGCCCACCTGGAATCATTCGAATTCCGTGAATAACCCCTAGGGCAGGTAAATAATCGGTGAACGGTGCACAAACATAAGGTGTACGAGAATTTTGATCATATTTGCCCGGTCGTACCATCGACGTGCCACTACCTCTGAAAGTGGCGTGAGAGAAAAGAGAGGTCGATGAGCAGTATCCGCAAGACTCTTGCCTCTGTTTCTGTGGTGGTTGTCGGTGGCTTTTCCGCACTTGCTTTCAATCCAACGATAGCGTACGCCAACGATGGCGGACCCTATTATTGGGACGTGCCGGTGCCGACGCAGGCGCAGGTGGACATCATCGCTCGCGCGGGCATAGAAATGGTTCCCGCAGGTCCGGGCCGGGTGACGATCGCGGTCGACGAGGCGGGCGCTCAGGCGCTGCGGAATCAGGGCCTGGAGCCGACGAAGAAGGCCCCGGTATACAAGTCGCTACCGCAGCAGCCGAAACCGCCCGGCGCGGAAAATACGTACTACGGCGGCTATCACACCGCGTCGGACCTGCTCGATCACGCCCGGAATGTCGCCACCAAATACCCCGGAATCGCCCAGGTGCACGATTTCGGCAAAACCTGGCTGGCCACCCAGGGCTCCGGCGGTCACACCATGAGCGTCCTCTGCCTGACCGGATCCAAAACACCGCCGCAGGCGACCGATCAGCAAAAGGCCGCGGCGAAAACGTCGGGCGATCCGGCCGGGTGCGCGCTGTCGCCCACCTCGACCAAACCGCGTTTCCTGCTGACCGTGCAGATCCACGCCCGCGAGTTGGCGACCGGTGAACTGGGCTGGCGGTGGATCGATTACCTCGCCGACGGGTACGGCACCGACAGCACGGCGACCTCGATCCTGGACTCCACCGAGATCTGGGTCGTCCCGGTGACCAACCCGGACGGTGTCGACGTGGTGTCCAGCGGCGGCGACCAGCCCAAGATGCAGCGCAAGAATGTCGACAACAGCCAGACGCCGCCGACCTGCGACGTCGTCGACGGGTCCGGCCAGGGCCCCGGCGTGGATCTGAACCGCAACTTCACCGAGCGCTGGGGCGGGGATTCGACGGACCCCTGCGCCGAGACCTACCAGGGCCCGAGCGGGGGCAGCGAACCGGAAACCCAAGCCGTGCAACAGCTTTACGCGGACCTGTTCCCCGACCAGCGGCCCAGCGGCGGCGGCGATGTCCCCGATACCGCGACCGGATTGATGATCGATCTGCATTCCTACGGGAATTACGGCATCATCCCGAACGGTGACACCGATACGAACACGGCCGAATTGCGGGCATTGACCACGAAGATCGTGCCCAGCGGGTTCGTCGTCGGCACCGACGTCGAGACCGTCGGATATTCGACCACCGGATCGACCATGGACCAGGCGAACGGAACCCTGGGCGTAGCGGCACTCACCATCGAGATCGGCCCGAACGATGCCTCGGACTGCGGCGGCTTCATGCCCAGCTACTCCTGCGTGGACAGCACCTTCTGGCCGGAAATGAAGCAGGCCTTCACCACCGCCGCCCAATCGGCGGGCGCACCGTACAAACAATCCGTAACCCACACGGCCCCTTGAGCTTTCGAGCCGTCCGGTAACCAGAGTCCCCTCCCGCCGCCCGACCGGGAGGGGACCGTTCGTTCGAGCTCATGACAGCGGCCTGCCGGATATGACCACGCGGCGCGGCGGGCGGGTCTACCGTGGGCTGTCGTGACCGATCCGATCGCCGATCGCGCGTTCGACCTCCTCCGTGCACACAGCCCACTCACCGAGGACGAGTGGTGCGAGATATTGGTGGCCCACGGGGTGGGGAATGCGCGTGAAATGAGGGAATTGATCCAGAGTTTCGACGTTCCGTGGCTGGGGTTCCTGCCGGACGGGCGCTATATGGCACTGGATGTGCTGTATCGGGACCGGATACTGACCCACCGGCTCACCGCCGTGGAGATCGACGCTGGGCTGATCGCCGCCGACCCGGATCTGAGTCCGATGCTGACCGGCCCCGATTCGGCGGATATCGAGGGATTCGGCGGCGCGCGAACCGCTTACGACAAACTCGACGCCGACATCCTGGACGGTCGCGAGCTGCCCGGGTACACCCACCGCATCCTGGTGTTCGCGCCGTCGGCGCTGGCGGAACTCACCCCGGGCACCCTGATCGGCCTGCAGATCGTCGACGGTCGCGCGCGGCTGCGCGTGGTATCCGAGCCGATCGCCCCGCCGTCGGTGACGGTGGCCGCGATCGAATGCCGGGTGGCCGAGGACGGCGTCACCGAAATAGACGATGTGTGCTGGGAGGCGATGCAGGCCGACCCTCGCCTGTTCACCCGGCCGACGCTGCCGCTGTCGGAGCTGGTCACGGCGGCCGGGCTGGTCCGCAAGGGCAATCTCATCGCGCAGCCGGGATTCGATTTCGACAATATGCCCGGCATCGACCCGGCCGAAATCCTGCAGGTCATCGACAAACTGACCGAAGAGCAGGCCCGAGCCGTGGTCGCGTTCACGGAGCTGACCGACGCGGTGGCGGCCGCGCCCGCCGAGGAGCAGGCCGCGATCCTGGCCGCCGCGAGCCTGGACGAGTTCGTCCCGATGGGCGCCGAGCGGCCCGCGCGGTCGGCGCTCGAAGAACTCACCGTGCGCTCGGAGTGCGACCCGAACGCGCTGGTGACGGTCGCCGAGCACGTCGCCCGGCACGGCCCGCGCAAGCTGGTGGCGGCCGCGCACTGGCTGGCCGCCCGCGCGGTCGAGGTGCTCGACCGGCTCGACGAGGCGCAGCACCACCTCGATGCCGCCGTCGGCGCGGACCCGTTCTGGGTGCTGGCGCTCGCCGACCGCGCCCGCTACGCGATCGACCGCGGCGAATTCACCCAGGCGCTGGGCCTTTTCGACCGCATCGACGGCGGCCAGCGCTTCCCCATCTACTGGCTGCTGGAGGAGATCGTCACGGCCGGACCGGAACTCGGCCGCAACGACCGCTGCTGGTGCGGCTCCGGCCGCAAATACAAGGTGTGCCATCTCGGCCGCGGCGAACCCACCCTCGCCCAACGCGCCCGCCTGCTGTACCAGCGCGCCTGCGTCCACTGCGACCAGCCCGAATGGCGCAGGGTCCGCACGAAACTGGGCATGGTCCGCAGCCGTCACTGGGACACGGGCTCGCTCCACGCCCTGGACGACCCCCTGGTCGTGGACATCACCATGTTCGAGGCGGGCGGATACGCCGACTACCTGGCCCGCCGCGGCCACCTCCTCACCGCCGACGACCGGCTGATCACGGAACAGTGGCAAACGGTCCGTCGATCGATCTACAAAACCGAGCGGGTGCATCCCGGCCGCGGCATCACCCTGCGCGACCTACGCACCGACGAACACCACATCATCGCTTCCCCTTTCGCCAGCCACCACCTCCACCAGGGCCAACTGTATTGCTGCCGACTGGTTCCGGCGGGGGAGGAGATGATCGCGGGCGGCAGCTTCGAACCGGTGACCGATGAGCAGTGCGAGGGATTGTTCGCCTTGCTCGACGACGAGACCACGGAACCGGACCAGCTCATCGAATTCCTCAGTACGCGGTTCGAGGAGTGCCCGGAGGACCAGTGATGTCGCCGCCTACGGGACGAGCGGGCGAACCTTCTCGGCGATGAAGCGGAAGAACCCCACGGGGTCGGGTTCGTCGGGGGTGGGTTCGAGGACCACCGTGTCGGCACCGGCCGCTGCCCACCGTGCCACCACATCGGCGATCGCCTGCGCGTCGCCCACGGCGCACAGGCCGTCGTCGACGTCATGACCCAGTTGCCGCACTTCGGCCGCGGCGCGGTCGGCCGCGTCGGGGCCGGTGGCGGCCACCAGCTGGACCATGAACGAGAAGTCGCCGTCGCCCCCGCGCGCCGCCCGGCCCTGCCGGGTCAGCTCGATGGTCTGCCGCACGCCCGCCAGCG encodes:
- a CDS encoding MBL fold metallo-hydrolase, with amino-acid sequence MTRSTAPLGHVQDIGNGVHAFVQPDGGWFLNNVGIVVGADLVVLIDTAATERRTRALLAAVDELAPGRPRIAVTTHFHGDHTLGNAFLDRETRIVAHAGTRALMAETGLSVTEMWPEVEWGAVRVRLPDVEITDFAAVHTGSHRVELRHPGVSHTAHDLVAWLPDDGVLFAGDQVMSGCTPFLLFGSVLGAREAMTTLQELRPRVVVPGHGAVADAGIIDDNITYLEWILDLAARAMRHGHSPVRAVRDAGPGPFPHWIDPERHVANVHRALADLWGVPGGTPLDLAKVMADVAAACPGGRLRCRA
- a CDS encoding polyketide cyclase; the protein is MWKTEYSATTDLSAHAVWNALRDIHTGAAISGGGDTFEIHGPYEIGTEISVTPQGQETFRSVIVELVEGEVYADRTEFNGLVLTFRHLFRPEGGRLTVTHELLIEGPEADRVGPELGPQISADFPDAMKSLFAIAAERRTTA
- a CDS encoding DNA-3-methyladenine glycosylase family protein, yielding MTPARATTVPRSPRIDTRRGRITVLGRFSLAESIDFGFGARRAETGSAMRLAFVTDDYEGHAAVVVTQPGPHDVHCEVVSAPDPEAALRQTARMLSIDVDGTGWDELGVGDRLIRALQRARPGLRPPLFHSAYEAAAWAVLSARRPASAMTVLRDRLAQAHGASFDLAGQVVHAFPTPEQLLRVGSFPGLPEEKLTRMQEVARWALEGRLDTDRLRALDPAEALRILQGIKGIGPFYSMLVVVRALGHTDVLAEGEPRLLATLGHLLARPTPATQQDLATLAEAWHPWRTWATVAIRAAGPRLAPLTDPA
- a CDS encoding TetR/AcrR family transcriptional regulator — protein: MSEHDLQRRALRADARRNYERILAVADAAVAEHGAGASLEEIARRAGVGSATLHRHFPTRKALLEAVFHERVEAQCARANALADRADTATGLIVWLRAVGAYIATTRGLASSLLDGGHTPGPLAETTCYTMIRTAGSTLLHAAVAADAVRPEVSIDDLLTLVNAISLATEHIPGNAAEADRLLLLVIDGIRARPRRAP
- a CDS encoding sodium:solute symporter family protein produces the protein MNIVAIIALAGMVVIAVIGFLGRRTPAADLAEWSVAGGRFGTVTMWFLQAGETFTTFTFLGMAGLAFTGGVAATYAIPYVPLACITWYFIGPRLWRLGRRHGYLTQADFYEQRYGSTTLGTVVAVCSVVFMLPYLQLQITGLGLIIGLVTHDSGSGTWGMVAGTVLTAAFVLWAGIRGTAATSYLKDALMLAAVAIVAVAVPLHFTGGGLLHTFREVARLHPTMLTVHAGPNDRVWWITSMLASFLGSGLFTFPFSWPALLSARSPKSLRRNWIMLPLYQITLILPMTIGFVAILALSRDASANGALLTLARQALPPWLLGFIAVAGAAAAMVPASVMVLAMSSNVARNVIRVGGPRAQFLTNHGAVLVILGSALILDLTRPNALANLLLITYSGLVQFAPGLLAGLPDRPLLSKASVLGGLLAGVGFVIWATFWKINLANVNAGIPALGINIAVAVLVEAAVRVSRRRSGDVRVLDEAAL
- a CDS encoding M20 metallopeptidase family protein codes for the protein MGLVDDASELSDELARVRRDLHRRPEVGLELPHTQERVLAALDGLPLEIETGDSLSSVTAVLRGNPGGAAVLLRGDMDALPVAERVNVPYASQTGDTMHACGHDLHVAMLVGAARLLCEHRDKLSGDVVFMFQPGEEGWDGAGHMLAEGVLDAAGRRAAAGYGLHVTSAAIPQGVFASRTGAMLAASDRLDVTVRGAGGHGASPHRAKDPVPALAEMITGLQTMVTRTFDVFDPVVLTVGVVRAGTRRNIIPDTASFEATVRSFSGAAQARVTDAAVTLVRSVAAAHGLEVDVEYHNEYPVTATDPAETDFLADTVAEVFGEQRFQRMANPLTGSEDFSRVLDAIPGSFAMLGAVPRDVDPAQAAYNHSPWATFDDAVLPDGAALLAELAIRRLAREAVGAP
- a CDS encoding pyridoxal phosphate-dependent decarboxylase family protein, whose translation is MTSVVLDALAEGAEQRHGPLPAGGPGAVTRRVHAALGGAVLPEHGDGPETALRELTTVLSAGAADPSDPYCVAHLHVPPLAVAAAADFAASVLNPSMDSWDQAPAASVIEQGVTDVLAALVYPRAARPDAVITSGGTESNLMALLLAREQARATGPVRVVCGANAHHSIGRAAWLLGLPDPVVVDCPHGHLPPESVDRVLRELSGPAVVVATAGTTDEGLIDPLPRLAEIAAAHGAHLHVDAAYGGPLLFSDELAGRLAGIEAADTVSFDLHKLGWQPVASGILAVRDASVMTRLSIEADYLNAADDTEAGLPDLLGRSLRTSRRPDAFKIAVTMRALGRRGIALLIEHCVRTAERFAAAVDAHPGLRRRPGEIGISTVLLRPIEADWADDHTGDKLVAAVRRHLLHEGTAVLGRAIAADADGQRRLWLKVTLLHPRTDAEQFDGLLDLISRTASLLA
- a CDS encoding M14 family zinc carboxypeptidase translates to MPVPTQAQVDIIARAGIEMVPAGPGRVTIAVDEAGAQALRNQGLEPTKKAPVYKSLPQQPKPPGAENTYYGGYHTASDLLDHARNVATKYPGIAQVHDFGKTWLATQGSGGHTMSVLCLTGSKTPPQATDQQKAAAKTSGDPAGCALSPTSTKPRFLLTVQIHARELATGELGWRWIDYLADGYGTDSTATSILDSTEIWVVPVTNPDGVDVVSSGGDQPKMQRKNVDNSQTPPTCDVVDGSGQGPGVDLNRNFTERWGGDSTDPCAETYQGPSGGSEPETQAVQQLYADLFPDQRPSGGGDVPDTATGLMIDLHSYGNYGIIPNGDTDTNTAELRALTTKIVPSGFVVGTDVETVGYSTTGSTMDQANGTLGVAALTIEIGPNDASDCGGFMPSYSCVDSTFWPEMKQAFTTAAQSAGAPYKQSVTHTAP
- a CDS encoding YecA family protein, encoding MTDPIADRAFDLLRAHSPLTEDEWCEILVAHGVGNAREMRELIQSFDVPWLGFLPDGRYMALDVLYRDRILTHRLTAVEIDAGLIAADPDLSPMLTGPDSADIEGFGGARTAYDKLDADILDGRELPGYTHRILVFAPSALAELTPGTLIGLQIVDGRARLRVVSEPIAPPSVTVAAIECRVAEDGVTEIDDVCWEAMQADPRLFTRPTLPLSELVTAAGLVRKGNLIAQPGFDFDNMPGIDPAEILQVIDKLTEEQARAVVAFTELTDAVAAAPAEEQAAILAAASLDEFVPMGAERPARSALEELTVRSECDPNALVTVAEHVARHGPRKLVAAAHWLAARAVEVLDRLDEAQHHLDAAVGADPFWVLALADRARYAIDRGEFTQALGLFDRIDGGQRFPIYWLLEEIVTAGPELGRNDRCWCGSGRKYKVCHLGRGEPTLAQRARLLYQRACVHCDQPEWRRVRTKLGMVRSRHWDTGSLHALDDPLVVDITMFEAGGYADYLARRGHLLTADDRLITEQWQTVRRSIYKTERVHPGRGITLRDLRTDEHHIIASPFASHHLHQGQLYCCRLVPAGEEMIAGGSFEPVTDEQCEGLFALLDDETTEPDQLIEFLSTRFEECPEDQ